A region of Rhizobium grahamii DNA encodes the following proteins:
- the phnC gene encoding phosphonate ABC transporter ATP-binding protein: MFELKNVTRRFGTKTAVDSVTLDIPQGQMVGIIGRSGAGKSTLLRMINRLQEPTSGSIHFAGVEVSRLRGHALRNWQRDCAMIFQQFNLVPRLDVLTNVMLGRLNHRSTTMSLLGVFSREERIHAIAALERLGIEQTALQMAGTLSGGQQQRVAIARALMQNPKMLLADEPIASLDPLNAKIVMDALRDINEREGITVVTNLHTLDTARNYCERIVGMSAGRVVFDGKPSELTAEAVKQIYGTDKDGAGIDETMTSTAINIPAAAAAQQSAGLQPLALAGL, from the coding sequence ATGTTCGAACTGAAGAATGTCACCCGCCGTTTCGGAACCAAGACTGCCGTCGATTCCGTGACGCTCGACATTCCTCAGGGACAGATGGTCGGGATCATCGGCCGTTCCGGCGCCGGCAAGTCCACGCTTCTGCGCATGATCAACCGCCTGCAGGAGCCGACGTCGGGCTCGATCCATTTCGCCGGCGTCGAAGTCTCGCGTCTGCGCGGTCATGCGCTGCGCAACTGGCAGCGCGATTGCGCGATGATCTTTCAGCAGTTCAATCTCGTGCCGCGCCTCGACGTGCTGACGAATGTCATGCTCGGCCGTCTCAACCATCGCTCGACCACGATGAGCCTGCTTGGCGTTTTCAGCCGCGAAGAGCGCATCCATGCCATTGCCGCGCTTGAGCGTCTCGGTATCGAGCAGACGGCGCTGCAGATGGCCGGCACCCTGTCGGGTGGCCAGCAGCAGCGCGTCGCCATTGCCCGCGCCCTGATGCAGAACCCGAAGATGCTGCTCGCCGATGAGCCGATCGCCTCGCTCGATCCGCTGAACGCCAAGATCGTCATGGATGCACTCCGCGACATCAACGAGCGTGAAGGCATCACCGTCGTCACCAACCTGCATACGCTCGACACCGCGCGCAATTACTGCGAGCGCATCGTCGGCATGTCGGCCGGTCGCGTCGTCTTCGATGGCAAGCCGTCCGAACTGACGGCCGAAGCCGTCAAGCAGATCTACGGCACCGACAAGGACGGCGCCGGCATCGACGAAACGATGACGTCGACCGCAATCAACATTCCCGCGGCCGCGGCCGCGCAACAATCCGCCGGCTTGCAACCGCTGGCGCTGGCCGGTCTCTGA
- the phnD gene encoding phosphonate ABC transporter substrate-binding protein, translating into MLKKALFAATALFALAGVSHAADLKEFRVGILGGENEADRLRNYACLSDHLKKEFGFEKVSLFPAADYDGVIQGLLGGTLDFAELGASGYAAVHIKDPKAVTPILTTQQEDGSTGYYSIGLALKSAGIKDIKDAKGKKLGYADPDSTSGYLIPLTQIPKDTGVPNDKYFASTQFNGGHENNLLAAYDGKVDIAVDDSSGIGDFKDGYTSGTFRKAVDKGTVDPNKLVEVWRSPLIPNGPLVVRNELGTEWQAKLTDFFMKLPQTDAKCFAAIEGGDFKGYSKVKPDFYNAIIDARKAAIGG; encoded by the coding sequence ATGTTGAAGAAAGCACTTTTTGCCGCCACGGCGCTGTTTGCGCTCGCTGGCGTTTCGCATGCTGCCGACCTCAAGGAATTCCGCGTCGGTATCCTCGGTGGCGAAAACGAAGCCGATCGTCTTCGCAACTACGCCTGCCTTTCCGATCACCTGAAGAAGGAATTCGGCTTCGAGAAGGTCTCGCTCTTCCCGGCCGCCGACTATGACGGCGTTATCCAGGGTCTCCTCGGCGGCACGCTCGACTTCGCCGAACTCGGCGCTTCCGGCTACGCAGCCGTCCATATCAAGGACCCGAAGGCTGTAACACCGATCCTGACGACGCAGCAGGAAGACGGCTCGACCGGCTACTACTCGATCGGTCTCGCCCTGAAGTCCGCCGGCATCAAGGACATCAAGGACGCCAAGGGCAAGAAGCTCGGCTACGCCGATCCGGACTCCACGTCTGGTTACCTGATCCCGCTGACGCAGATCCCGAAGGACACCGGCGTTCCGAACGACAAGTACTTCGCTTCGACGCAGTTCAACGGCGGCCACGAGAACAACCTTCTCGCCGCCTATGACGGCAAGGTCGACATCGCTGTTGACGATAGCTCGGGCATCGGCGACTTCAAGGACGGCTACACCTCCGGCACCTTCCGCAAGGCTGTCGACAAGGGCACCGTCGATCCGAACAAGCTCGTTGAAGTATGGCGCTCGCCGCTCATCCCGAACGGCCCGCTCGTCGTTCGCAACGAACTCGGCACCGAGTGGCAGGCCAAGCTCACGGACTTCTTCATGAAGCTCCCGCAGACGGACGCCAAGTGCTTCGCAGCCATCGAAGGCGGCGACTTCAAGGGCTACTCCAAGGTCAAGCCTGACTTCTACAACGCGATCATCGACGCTCGTAAGGCTGCCATCGGCGGCTGA
- the phnE gene encoding phosphonate ABC transporter, permease protein PhnE — translation MTFADPHSQTHRAQQPQQSAHEIGEAWSKMVARRRLYTGLGLLILFVAFVSSVKFADESNAGHFIERLPHLFDFVSWLVPKDWNDVWRALFDIESPNHQTGEEYNFALGRVPVWGSFYIPEYFELMIITINIALVSTIIGVVFAMPLSFLAARNLSPSSPLRIVVKRFMEFLRAFPEIVIAGLFAAILSIGPVAAIIAVSLHTIGALGKLFYEVVENIDMKPDEGMKAVGASWAERVRFAALPQVLPNFMSYALLRLEVNVRASTIIGAVGGGGIGEELKLSISRGFGAKTVALVLLLFITIVVVDQFSAWLRRRLVGEHAFLLQH, via the coding sequence ATGACTTTTGCCGATCCTCATTCCCAGACGCACCGCGCGCAGCAACCGCAGCAGAGCGCCCATGAAATCGGCGAGGCGTGGAGCAAAATGGTCGCGCGCCGACGCCTCTACACCGGTCTCGGCCTGTTGATCCTGTTCGTCGCTTTCGTCAGTTCCGTGAAGTTTGCCGACGAAAGCAATGCCGGCCATTTCATCGAGCGTCTTCCGCATCTGTTCGATTTCGTGAGCTGGCTCGTTCCGAAAGACTGGAACGACGTCTGGCGGGCACTGTTCGATATCGAAAGCCCGAACCACCAGACCGGCGAAGAATACAATTTCGCGCTCGGTCGCGTGCCCGTATGGGGCAGCTTCTACATTCCCGAATATTTCGAGCTGATGATCATCACGATCAACATCGCGCTGGTCTCGACCATCATCGGCGTCGTCTTCGCAATGCCGCTGAGCTTCCTCGCAGCTCGAAACCTGTCGCCGTCTTCGCCGCTGCGCATCGTCGTCAAGCGCTTCATGGAGTTCCTGCGCGCCTTTCCCGAGATCGTCATTGCCGGCCTCTTCGCCGCGATCCTCTCGATCGGTCCGGTCGCCGCCATCATCGCCGTCAGCCTCCACACGATCGGCGCGCTCGGAAAGCTCTTCTACGAAGTCGTCGAAAACATCGACATGAAGCCGGACGAAGGCATGAAGGCCGTCGGCGCCAGCTGGGCCGAGCGCGTCCGCTTCGCGGCCTTGCCGCAGGTTCTGCCGAATTTCATGTCCTATGCGCTGCTGCGGCTTGAAGTGAACGTACGCGCCTCCACCATCATCGGCGCCGTCGGCGGCGGCGGCATCGGCGAGGAGCTGAAGCTTTCCATCTCGCGCGGTTTCGGTGCCAAGACCGTGGCACTGGTTCTGTTGCTCTTCATCACCATCGTCGTGGTTGATCAGTTCTCCGCATGGCTGCGCCGCCGCCTCGTCGGCGAGCATGCCTTCCTTCTGCAGCATTGA
- the phnE gene encoding phosphonate ABC transporter, permease protein PhnE: protein MTVIDANRMHEIELRYPDYFKRSFRQRFGGLMIVIATLLYGVYATWFFDLPKLLAEAHWERVGLYLSQWVSYDVQPEFRIGDTGITVKYPRFSPLGDNPHPDWVVNNPDGSVSVSVSGESRTVTVSKTEAVVTAHGITVPVELSGGAPKVVGPVPSWMTVYDDNVLADLGFAGDVSISADRVKIRKRFLGWANFVFDTQSPFFDKPAGEVLSLIVSGPELKPGQSNLSLAFDNIWYNSAWQHGDVWTKLFQTIVMAFLGTLLGALAAFPLAFLAARNITPNRLLNQVLKRSFDFLRSVDMLIWALFLTRAFGPGPLAGSGAIFLTETGTLGKLYSEGLENIDNKPREGIKSTGASTMLTHRYGIIPQIVPVFVSQTLYQWESNVRGATIIGAVGAGGIGLKLWESMRTNANWENVAYMVLLILMVVFLFDMASNALRHRLMGTKSH from the coding sequence ATGACGGTGATCGACGCCAACCGGATGCATGAAATCGAACTCCGCTATCCGGATTACTTCAAACGTTCCTTCCGTCAGCGGTTCGGCGGCCTGATGATCGTCATCGCGACGCTGCTCTACGGCGTTTACGCCACCTGGTTCTTCGACCTGCCGAAGCTGCTGGCCGAAGCGCATTGGGAACGTGTCGGCCTCTATCTCAGCCAGTGGGTGAGCTATGACGTCCAGCCGGAGTTTCGCATCGGCGATACCGGCATCACCGTCAAGTATCCGCGCTTCTCGCCGCTGGGCGACAACCCGCATCCCGATTGGGTGGTCAACAACCCGGATGGCAGCGTCTCGGTTTCGGTGAGTGGTGAGAGCCGCACGGTCACGGTTTCGAAGACCGAGGCCGTCGTCACCGCCCACGGCATCACTGTCCCGGTCGAACTCTCGGGCGGTGCGCCGAAGGTCGTGGGCCCCGTCCCGAGCTGGATGACCGTCTATGACGACAACGTTCTTGCCGATCTCGGCTTCGCCGGGGATGTCAGCATTTCCGCCGATCGCGTGAAGATCCGCAAGCGCTTCCTGGGTTGGGCGAACTTCGTCTTCGACACCCAATCGCCCTTCTTCGACAAGCCGGCCGGCGAGGTCCTGAGCCTGATCGTTTCGGGTCCGGAACTGAAGCCTGGTCAATCCAACCTGTCGCTCGCTTTCGACAACATCTGGTACAACAGCGCCTGGCAGCATGGCGATGTCTGGACCAAGCTTTTCCAGACCATTGTCATGGCCTTCCTCGGCACTTTGCTCGGTGCGCTGGCAGCCTTCCCGCTGGCGTTCCTGGCAGCGCGCAACATCACGCCGAACAGGCTGTTGAATCAGGTCCTGAAGCGCTCCTTCGACTTCCTGCGTTCGGTCGACATGCTGATATGGGCGCTGTTCCTGACCCGCGCCTTCGGCCCCGGTCCACTCGCCGGCTCCGGCGCGATCTTCCTCACGGAAACCGGCACGCTCGGCAAACTCTATTCCGAAGGCCTCGAGAATATCGACAATAAGCCGCGCGAAGGCATCAAGTCGACAGGTGCGTCCACGATGCTCACGCACCGCTACGGCATCATCCCGCAGATCGTTCCTGTCTTTGTCAGCCAGACGCTTTACCAGTGGGAATCGAATGTCCGCGGTGCGACGATCATCGGCGCCGTTGGCGCGGGCGGTATCGGCCTGAAGCTCTGGGAATCGATGCGCACCAACGCGAACTGGGAAAACGTCGCCTACATGGTTCTTCTCATCCTGATGGTTGTGTTCCTGTTCGACATGGCCTCGAATGCCCTGCGTCACCGGCTGATGGGAACGAAGTCACATTAA
- a CDS encoding DUF1045 domain-containing protein, with protein MRYALYFTPPKDHPLNGTASRWLGRDAFTGETYPAPEYPEMPAGEQFELTADPRRYGFHATIKAPFSLAASVTEKDLIPVVEDFAARTSAFEIPELVLGQLGRFFALVPGFLHPPLQDFAAKVVKSFEPFRAALSEADVARRKPEELTESQRANLLRWGYPYVMDDFGFHMTLTGKVPPERSGVMKEILAERFSAFTGRPLAISGLAVFVEEARGAPFKVHSWWPLAGAES; from the coding sequence TTGCGCTACGCACTCTATTTCACGCCGCCGAAGGATCATCCTTTGAACGGAACGGCCTCGCGCTGGCTGGGTCGCGATGCTTTCACCGGCGAAACTTATCCGGCTCCCGAATATCCGGAAATGCCGGCCGGCGAGCAGTTCGAGCTGACCGCCGATCCGCGCCGTTACGGCTTCCATGCGACGATCAAGGCGCCGTTCAGCCTCGCGGCCTCGGTAACGGAGAAGGACCTGATCCCGGTCGTCGAGGATTTTGCCGCTCGCACGTCTGCTTTCGAGATCCCGGAACTGGTGTTGGGGCAACTCGGCCGCTTTTTCGCGCTCGTACCCGGTTTCCTGCATCCCCCACTTCAGGATTTCGCTGCGAAGGTGGTAAAGTCCTTCGAACCGTTTCGTGCCGCGCTATCGGAAGCCGATGTCGCGCGCCGCAAGCCGGAGGAACTGACGGAAAGCCAGAGGGCCAATCTCCTGCGCTGGGGATATCCCTACGTGATGGATGACTTCGGTTTCCACATGACCCTGACCGGCAAGGTGCCGCCCGAGCGATCCGGCGTGATGAAGGAAATTCTGGCCGAGCGATTTTCGGCCTTCACGGGCCGGCCGCTGGCAATCTCCGGCCTGGCCGTATTCGTCGAGGAGGCGCGCGGCGCCCCGTTCAAAGTTCATTCCTGGTGGCCGCTTGCCGGCGCCGAAAGCTGA
- a CDS encoding alpha-D-ribose 1-methylphosphonate 5-triphosphate diphosphatase, which yields MSKETVFSNARIVLEEEIVSGSVLVRDGKIADISTGSSHVGEDFEGDYLIPGLVELHTDHLEGHYSPRPGLRWHKTAAIQAHDAQIVTSGITTVFDCLRMGADEDGGFEHGEMREMADAIQQAEQEGRLRAEHLIHLRCEVSADNVLQHFADFENDPYVRLVSLMDHAPGQRQFQTMDQYIFYYQKKRGLSDAEFAKFVDRRVSESERNSTPHRLAIAKVCAERGITVASHDDATLAHVDEAIENGVRLAEFPTSFDAAKASHGHGMSVLMGAPNVVRGKSHSGNIAARDLAERGVLDVLSSDYVPLSLLYAPFILADEVEGITLPKAIAMVTSTPARTVSLNDRGRIAQGLRADLVRVHRDHGVPVSRSVWREGRRVA from the coding sequence ATGAGCAAAGAAACCGTCTTTTCCAATGCGCGTATCGTCCTCGAGGAAGAGATCGTCAGCGGATCGGTCCTCGTCCGCGATGGCAAGATTGCCGATATCTCGACGGGCAGCTCGCATGTCGGCGAAGACTTCGAGGGTGACTACCTGATCCCCGGTCTCGTCGAACTGCATACCGACCACCTCGAAGGTCACTATTCGCCGCGCCCCGGCCTGCGCTGGCACAAGACGGCAGCGATCCAGGCGCACGACGCCCAGATCGTCACCTCGGGCATCACCACTGTTTTCGATTGCCTGCGCATGGGCGCCGACGAAGACGGCGGCTTCGAGCATGGCGAAATGCGCGAGATGGCCGATGCGATCCAGCAGGCCGAACAGGAAGGTCGCCTGCGCGCCGAGCACCTGATCCACCTGCGCTGCGAAGTCTCCGCCGATAACGTGCTGCAGCACTTCGCCGATTTCGAAAACGATCCCTATGTCCGTCTGGTCTCGCTGATGGATCATGCCCCCGGCCAGCGTCAGTTCCAGACGATGGACCAGTACATCTTCTACTATCAGAAGAAGCGCGGCCTCTCGGACGCCGAGTTCGCCAAGTTCGTCGATCGCCGCGTTTCGGAATCCGAACGCAACTCCACGCCACACCGCCTCGCCATCGCCAAGGTCTGTGCCGAGCGCGGCATCACCGTCGCCAGCCACGACGACGCAACGCTTGCCCATGTCGACGAAGCGATCGAGAACGGTGTGCGCCTCGCGGAATTCCCGACGAGCTTCGACGCCGCCAAGGCCTCGCACGGCCACGGCATGAGCGTGCTCATGGGTGCACCGAATGTGGTGCGCGGCAAGTCGCACTCCGGCAACATCGCCGCCCGCGATCTCGCCGAACGTGGCGTGCTCGACGTTCTCTCGTCCGACTATGTTCCGCTCAGCCTGCTTTACGCGCCCTTCATCCTCGCTGACGAGGTCGAAGGAATTACGTTGCCCAAGGCGATCGCCATGGTCACCTCGACACCCGCCCGCACCGTCAGCCTCAATGACCGCGGCCGGATCGCTCAGGGCTTGCGTGCCGACCTCGTCCGCGTTCACCGTGATCACGGCGTTCCGGTCAGCCGCTCCGTCTGGCGCGAAGGGCGCCGTGTCGCATGA
- the phnN gene encoding phosphonate metabolism protein/1,5-bisphosphokinase (PRPP-forming) PhnN, with protein MNPSHEPHIVPGTERGIMVVVVGPSGAGKDTLMALAAKHFQGRQDVHFVRRVITRDSEAGGEHHLAVSNQGFASMEQAGNFAVWWEAHGLKYGIPAEVSVSLAQGNLVIANGSRSALHHFKAVFPRLKVINVTARAEVLATRLEARGRETHEDIMARLARGPLTVRGDYDVIDLDNSDSLEEGERRIVDALNSFLAEVA; from the coding sequence ATGAACCCGTCGCACGAACCTCACATCGTTCCTGGCACAGAACGCGGCATCATGGTCGTCGTCGTCGGCCCGAGCGGCGCCGGCAAGGACACGCTGATGGCGCTTGCCGCCAAGCATTTCCAGGGCCGCCAGGATGTGCATTTCGTCCGCCGCGTCATCACGCGTGACAGCGAGGCGGGCGGCGAGCACCACCTCGCAGTGTCGAACCAGGGCTTCGCGTCGATGGAGCAGGCCGGAAACTTCGCGGTCTGGTGGGAAGCGCACGGCTTGAAGTACGGCATTCCGGCCGAAGTGTCGGTTTCGCTCGCACAGGGAAACCTTGTCATCGCCAACGGCTCCCGCTCGGCGCTTCACCACTTCAAGGCGGTGTTCCCGCGCCTCAAGGTCATCAACGTGACGGCGCGTGCCGAGGTGCTGGCAACGCGTCTCGAGGCTCGTGGCCGCGAAACGCATGAAGATATCATGGCGCGTCTCGCCCGTGGTCCTTTGACCGTGCGCGGTGATTACGACGTGATCGATCTCGACAACAGCGACTCGCTGGAAGAAGGCGAGCGCAGGATCGTGGATGCGCTGAACAGCTTCCTCGCGGAAGTCGCGTGA
- a CDS encoding GrpB family protein has translation MAIVVVPYDPDWPRLFIEVRAELEPVLSDLAPVFHHVGSTSVPGLAAKPKIDLHAAFTEQQALPVAIERIKGLPVYTFHGDKYNDQSWAFTSGKGSYGARLYLCTSDNAVLRDRIIFRDYLRAHRERADAYAALKLRLMGEANDDWSYYTGGKTDFVRETLRRARSI, from the coding sequence ATGGCGATTGTTGTCGTTCCCTACGATCCAGACTGGCCGAGGCTCTTTATCGAGGTCCGGGCGGAACTAGAGCCGGTGCTGTCGGATCTGGCGCCGGTCTTCCATCATGTCGGCAGCACATCTGTACCGGGTCTCGCCGCCAAGCCAAAGATCGATCTGCATGCCGCCTTCACTGAGCAGCAAGCCTTGCCGGTCGCGATCGAGCGTATCAAGGGCCTGCCCGTCTACACCTTTCACGGCGACAAGTACAACGACCAGAGCTGGGCCTTCACCAGCGGCAAGGGCTCTTATGGTGCCCGGCTCTACCTCTGCACATCCGACAACGCCGTGCTCCGCGATCGCATCATTTTCCGCGACTATCTGAGGGCGCACCGGGAGAGGGCGGATGCTTATGCGGCACTCAAGCTTCGCCTAATGGGCGAGGCGAATGACGATTGGTCCTACTACACCGGCGGCAAGACGGACTTCGTACGCGAGACCCTGCGCCGCGCACGCTCGATATAG
- a CDS encoding thermonuclease family protein: MRLFRVLVRLFSGRGRVQKRRYESIVVVTNPVPPPKVETVLSGRCWVVDGDTIIIDSVRIRLAGIDAPELDHPWGKQSKWALVQLCKGQTVTARIRPELSYDRVVADCFLSDGRDLSAELVRMGLALDWPKFSGGKYRHLETADARRKLWRADARQRGKLRTQTDS, encoded by the coding sequence ATGCGGCTGTTTCGGGTTTTGGTTCGGTTGTTTTCCGGCAGGGGCAGAGTCCAGAAGCGACGCTATGAATCGATTGTCGTTGTCACCAATCCTGTCCCGCCTCCCAAAGTCGAGACCGTTCTGAGCGGCCGGTGCTGGGTCGTCGACGGCGATACCATCATCATCGACAGCGTTCGCATTCGCTTGGCCGGAATCGATGCGCCGGAACTCGATCACCCGTGGGGCAAGCAGTCAAAATGGGCGCTGGTCCAGCTGTGCAAGGGCCAGACGGTAACGGCTCGGATCAGACCGGAACTCTCCTATGACCGCGTGGTCGCGGATTGCTTCCTCTCGGATGGACGCGATCTGTCGGCCGAACTCGTGCGCATGGGTCTGGCGCTGGACTGGCCCAAGTTCTCGGGAGGGAAATACCGGCACCTCGAAACGGCGGATGCACGGCGCAAACTGTGGCGCGCCGATGCGCGCCAGCGCGGCAAACTTCGTACGCAGACCGACAGCTAA
- a CDS encoding VOC family protein produces the protein MTEIADHRVRFGRIAAMLPVKDISRAMDFYRGVMGFTKVFENGNPVGFVILKRDAAELHLTLQPNHETPNFNVAHLMVDDADALYALCQAHGARIIKRLQDKDYGLRAFVFEDPDGNRIDVGQAI, from the coding sequence ATGACAGAGATCGCTGATCATCGTGTCCGCTTCGGACGTATTGCCGCGATGCTTCCCGTGAAAGATATCAGTCGAGCAATGGATTTCTATCGCGGCGTGATGGGCTTCACCAAGGTGTTCGAAAACGGCAATCCCGTCGGTTTCGTTATCCTGAAACGCGATGCCGCCGAACTGCATCTGACGCTGCAACCGAACCACGAAACGCCCAACTTCAACGTCGCCCATCTCATGGTCGACGATGCGGATGCTCTCTACGCGCTGTGCCAGGCGCATGGCGCGCGGATCATCAAGCGACTGCAGGACAAGGACTATGGCCTGCGCGCCTTCGTGTTCGAGGATCCGGACGGCAATCGCATCGATGTCGGCCAAGCGATCTAG
- a CDS encoding DNA translocase FtsK: MRFPRNNLTDAGDIQTEVDGEQRHDEVAGEKPTPPIWQSNFSLAPNVRFTRTPESLINPRRVQAEAVQKPQIDVVAPPVSHAAAEAVQVQPQVIVHTQPQAPVVVDVPFDIYVPEAAPAPAHVVVRRLPVEIPTVAPAETVASTLSASPRLAGISDFAFWEAMSFDEVAAIPAPAAVPVPPVVIQKPEISAEAIISRFRIMEWRPGKQPVAAPIAIVPEPPVEVAVPTPAPAPVAAIEPEPVPAPIVQVEPPQAKSQPIAPLPVRTLAAQPLAPLPRFVAPKVVPPRVDASGYEFPSHSLLQEPPERVGEIMSQETLEQNAGLLESVLEDFGIKGEIIHVRPGPVVTLYEFEPAPGVKSSRVIGLADDIARSMSALSARVAVVPGRNVIGIELPNALRETVYFREMIESQDFEKSGYKLALGLGKTIGGEPVIAELAKMPHLLVAGTTGSGKSVAINTMILSLLYRMSPEQCRLIMVDPKMLELSVYDGIPHLLTPVVTDPKKAVMALKWAVREMEDRYRKMSRLGVRNIDGYNSRVAQARDKDETIHVMVQTGFDRSTGAPIEEQQEMDLTPMPYIVVIVDEMADLMMVAGKEIEGAIQRLAQMARAAGIHLIMATQRPSVDVITGTIKANFPTRISFQVTSKIDSRTILGEQGAEQLLGQGDMLHMQGGGRISRVHGPFVSDAEVEKVVAHLKTQGRPEYLDTVTADEEDEAGEEEDSAVFDKSAMGSEDGDELYQQAVKVVLRDKKCSTSYIQRRLGIGYNRAASLVERMEKEGLVGPANHVGKREIVAGRSEGE; the protein is encoded by the coding sequence ATGCGCTTTCCTAGAAACAATCTGACGGACGCCGGGGACATTCAGACTGAGGTCGACGGCGAACAGCGACACGACGAGGTTGCCGGCGAGAAGCCGACGCCTCCGATCTGGCAGAGCAATTTCTCGCTGGCTCCGAACGTGCGTTTCACGCGGACGCCGGAGAGTCTGATCAATCCTCGCCGGGTCCAGGCAGAGGCTGTCCAGAAGCCTCAGATCGACGTCGTAGCGCCGCCGGTATCCCATGCAGCGGCAGAAGCCGTGCAGGTGCAGCCGCAGGTGATCGTTCATACTCAGCCGCAGGCGCCTGTCGTGGTCGACGTGCCGTTCGACATCTACGTCCCCGAGGCGGCTCCCGCCCCGGCGCACGTTGTGGTCAGACGGCTGCCGGTCGAAATCCCGACGGTCGCACCTGCGGAGACTGTCGCGAGCACGCTGAGCGCGTCGCCGCGCCTCGCAGGCATCTCCGATTTCGCCTTCTGGGAGGCCATGTCGTTCGACGAAGTCGCGGCGATCCCCGCCCCTGCTGCCGTTCCGGTTCCGCCGGTCGTGATCCAGAAGCCCGAGATCAGCGCCGAAGCGATCATCAGCCGTTTCCGCATCATGGAATGGCGCCCCGGCAAGCAGCCGGTCGCAGCGCCGATCGCCATCGTGCCCGAGCCTCCGGTCGAGGTCGCAGTACCGACGCCGGCACCAGCCCCGGTCGCGGCCATCGAGCCCGAGCCCGTCCCGGCGCCGATCGTTCAGGTAGAGCCTCCGCAGGCCAAGTCGCAGCCGATTGCGCCATTGCCGGTTCGCACGCTGGCAGCGCAGCCGCTTGCGCCGCTGCCCCGCTTTGTCGCACCGAAGGTCGTGCCGCCGCGCGTCGATGCTTCCGGCTACGAGTTCCCGTCGCACTCGCTGCTGCAGGAACCGCCGGAGCGCGTTGGCGAAATCATGTCGCAGGAGACGCTGGAGCAGAACGCCGGGCTTCTCGAAAGCGTGCTCGAAGACTTTGGCATCAAGGGCGAGATCATCCATGTCCGCCCCGGCCCGGTTGTCACGCTCTACGAATTCGAACCGGCACCGGGGGTCAAGTCCTCCCGCGTCATCGGCCTTGCCGACGATATCGCCCGCTCGATGTCGGCGCTGTCGGCGCGCGTCGCCGTGGTCCCCGGCCGCAACGTCATCGGCATCGAACTGCCGAATGCGCTGCGCGAGACCGTCTATTTCCGCGAGATGATCGAGAGCCAGGACTTCGAGAAGAGCGGCTACAAGCTTGCGCTCGGCCTCGGCAAGACGATCGGCGGCGAGCCTGTCATTGCCGAGCTCGCAAAGATGCCGCACCTGCTTGTCGCCGGCACCACCGGCTCGGGCAAGTCGGTCGCCATCAACACGATGATCCTGTCGTTGCTCTACCGCATGTCGCCGGAACAGTGCCGCCTCATCATGGTCGATCCGAAGATGCTGGAACTGTCGGTCTATGACGGCATCCCGCACCTTCTGACACCTGTCGTTACCGACCCCAAGAAGGCCGTGATGGCGCTGAAGTGGGCGGTGCGCGAAATGGAGGATCGCTATCGCAAGATGTCGCGCCTCGGCGTGCGCAATATCGACGGCTACAACAGCCGCGTGGCGCAGGCGCGCGACAAGGACGAGACCATCCACGTCATGGTCCAGACCGGCTTCGACAGAAGCACCGGCGCTCCGATCGAGGAGCAGCAGGAAATGGACCTGACGCCGATGCCATACATCGTCGTCATCGTCGACGAGATGGCCGACCTGATGATGGTCGCCGGCAAGGAAATCGAAGGCGCGATCCAGCGTCTGGCACAGATGGCGCGTGCTGCCGGCATCCATCTGATCATGGCGACCCAGCGTCCGTCGGTCGATGTCATCACCGGCACGATCAAGGCGAACTTCCCGACCCGCATCTCCTTCCAGGTGACGTCGAAGATCGACAGCCGCACGATCCTTGGCGAACAGGGCGCCGAACAGCTGCTCGGCCAGGGCGACATGCTGCACATGCAGGGCGGCGGGCGGATTTCGCGCGTGCACGGCCCGTTCGTTTCGGATGCCGAAGTCGAGAAGGTCGTGGCACATCTGAAGACGCAGGGTCGCCCAGAGTATCTCGATACCGTTACGGCGGACGAGGAAGACGAAGCCGGCGAAGAAGAGGACAGCGCGGTCTTCGACAAGAGCGCCATGGGCTCCGAGGACGGCGACGAGCTGTACCAGCAGGCGGTGAAGGTCGTCCTGCGCGACAAGAAGTGCTCGACCTCCTACATCCAACGCCGTCTCGGCATCGGCTACAACCGTGCCGCCTCGCTCGTCGAGCGCATGGAGAAGGAAGGCCTCGTCGGGCCGGCAAACCATGTCGGCAAGCGCGAGATCGTGGCTGGACGCAGCGAAGGGGAGTGA